The following are from one region of the Amycolatopsis sp. QT-25 genome:
- a CDS encoding type I polyketide synthase — protein sequence MPDKIAIVGVACRLPGGIDDLDSLWSLLCDSRDVVGAPPADRFDLDRYHDTNQMRPGKSYTFDGGYLDDVAGFDAEFFGISPREALSIDPQQRLVLELGIEALDDAGIAPDSLRGSDGAVFVGASVMDYAGQNMVTPEAIGPYTNSGAALSNTANRLSYHLDLHGPSLKVDTACASALNAVHLACEHLRHGGGGVAFAAGVNLLLNPMSYVGFAKAGFLSPTGRCSPFSADADGYVRGEGAGVVVLKRLADALADGDRVHAVIEGSGTNSDGHTIGLVLPSEQAQESLLHQVYQRFALDPDELVYLEAHGTGTPIGDPAECTAIGNALGKRRSGEPLPIGSVKANVGHLEPASGMAGLCKAILVLRHRQIPPTPNASPRNPDIDFDGLALTPVPRARPTGAGSMVGVNSFGFGGTNVHVVLGAPPVVPPDLASIPRRHGKVLPVVVSGHTEASVGEALSLLDERLAGCTDFPDLAYTAWCRRGQHAYRRVVLADSAEQARRRLAEPGSTQRATERGKVAFAFSGHGSTWPGMAVDLLDTDPVFVRTIAEIDAVLEPLVGWGVGDELRATEPRLGDTSVVQPVLFAVQAGIAAVLAQHGLRPQAVYGHSAGEVAAAFVAGVYDTTQAVELVVARSQAQAKTAGTGTMAAVNLSVGDTEALLTAYDGRVEIAGVNSGTDVTLAGPREDLRDLAGRLAEREVFCRLLDIDYPFHSAAMDPLRPGVLAALADLAPKPAATEFVSTVSGGPLAGESLDAEYWWRNIREPVRFDTATDHLVAAGFDTIIEIGPRPVLQTYLKRAAKDGVLAVLPTLTMAHPGPRALLAAVEAALASGAETPQEQYFPRPGRVVPLPRYPWQHERFFVGSKYAWSGVPAAPDHVLLGDRAAVADPTWQSTVDPARLPWLSGHQASGTAIMPAAGYLEMCWAAGQLALEAPAEACDLHITRPMAAPEDESVLPRMQVSLSEEDGVFRVATRNGENQQWQTHARGRARRRVATAPPPLELAAMRVRFAGRAQHVEQAAHYADAERLGVGYGPDFVVISQLWVDGMEVLADYDCAHLDFTGFHAHPAWTDAGLQAAVHFGRMLHGIVTSDDSYLPVAIGTARLWGTPTATGAVHLRCRAISSTSATADITMTDESGNVLLELLQCRFVRVVLPAKHAVRRQHIVLRAAPRGPAPTTEVLCPLSMSTETPEAKYDEYRPRWLDYSAAFTVRAVRGLLDGAESFFTEDLFAAGVKPEYARLLDLLTSVAAEQGFLEWLGEFQGRSRWRITSATVAPTADAVAALPEYISNLTLAGRCGLHLADLLRGERDVLDILFPTQGSDTLAHYYDLMPTLSPFHRAAAEAMRALVEAWPPDRPLRILEVGGGTGALAAALLPVLPPDRTHYVFTDVTPFFLAPAAARFAHYDFVEYRTLDLNEPDAEPGTFDVVVAGNALHTAKDVRAALRSVSDLLSDHGRLLFIESHDPQVLVLPFGLAPGFWAMTDLDLRRHSPLLPAQVWRDLLPDSNFSAVMTLLEARPCSLTIASRTPRTTPLPQVLPTVSGTRVVVVAEDDTEAELADALTARLGEQGATATRAAVGTDPGSWLRGPSTDVVLLLATTGTAPDEAVNATARRFALLVAIATSVSDLPAEEVARLWLVSRPAGVNPAPEATSAPVDAALWGATRTLAAEYTTMPVRRISFDRRAPLDHLAREVLDPTDDDEVVFTEGGRFVPRLRDLPPAPALDPATPYRMVTRNPGHSYRLAWVAMERPEPGAGQVVVEVHVTGLNYRDALITVGMLPDWVVEDGMAGANLGYEWSGVVSAVGPDVTRFRPGDQVAGFGGGGFASHVLVEQDLIGPIPAGFDLTSAGGAPVAFLTAEYGLRHLAKLSAGETVLVHGAAGGVGLAAIQVAHAAGATVIATAGTEEKRDVLRLLGIEHVFDSRNLSFAADVLDATGGQGVDVVLNSLGGEFISRSLDVLRFGGRFVELGKRDLYSGRNVSLRLFLDNISYFAVDIDQLGKHRMKEISAVYDEVTARAGERAYRPIPHRVFPVAQTAEALRSIQHSRHIGKLMVTFNRRPPVEQSAPPAITLDPAASYLITGGASGFGAETARWLVDRGARQLVLVNRRGMAVPGAEDLVTALAAQGVAVSVHAVDVTDESAMRELVAAIDRGGAPLRGVVHAAMVLDDALAGDLTAERFRAVLAPKMAGALVLDRVTEGHDLDLFLMFSSAAGVVGNAGQAAYCAGNLFLEALARARRTRGLVGQTIVWGALGEVGYVARNETTANAVTRAGVVLLSLHQVRQALDELVGGPEVAVVWSHDGEFVRRLYSHLTTPRLGELTGGDRGDDDEYDDLADRLRAASQEDAIALAADTIVATLADVLGVDPERLDRNRPLDQLGVDSLMGAELIAKMRRRFGREIPLMRLVASSGIDDLARSLITYFKSEEAR from the coding sequence ATGCCTGACAAGATCGCGATCGTGGGTGTGGCCTGCCGGCTGCCCGGTGGAATTGACGACCTGGACAGCCTGTGGTCCCTACTGTGCGATAGCCGCGACGTGGTGGGCGCCCCGCCCGCGGACCGGTTCGACCTGGACCGCTATCACGACACCAACCAGATGCGGCCGGGCAAGTCCTACACGTTCGACGGTGGCTACCTGGACGACGTGGCCGGGTTCGACGCGGAGTTCTTCGGGATCAGCCCGCGTGAGGCGCTGAGCATCGATCCGCAGCAGCGGCTGGTGCTGGAGCTGGGCATCGAGGCGCTCGACGACGCCGGAATCGCGCCGGACTCGCTCAGGGGCTCGGACGGCGCGGTGTTCGTCGGCGCGTCGGTGATGGACTATGCGGGCCAGAACATGGTGACGCCGGAGGCGATCGGCCCCTACACGAACTCCGGCGCGGCGCTGTCCAACACCGCGAACCGGCTGTCCTACCACCTCGATCTGCACGGGCCGAGCCTGAAGGTGGACACCGCGTGCGCGTCGGCGCTCAACGCCGTGCACCTGGCGTGTGAGCATCTGCGCCACGGCGGGGGCGGGGTCGCGTTCGCGGCCGGGGTGAACCTCCTGCTCAACCCGATGAGTTACGTCGGCTTCGCCAAGGCGGGTTTCCTGTCGCCGACCGGCCGCTGCAGCCCGTTCTCCGCCGACGCCGACGGGTACGTGCGCGGCGAGGGCGCGGGGGTGGTGGTACTCAAGCGGCTGGCCGACGCGCTGGCCGACGGCGACCGGGTGCACGCGGTGATCGAGGGGTCCGGCACCAACAGTGACGGGCACACGATCGGGCTGGTGCTGCCCAGCGAACAGGCCCAGGAAAGCCTGCTGCACCAGGTGTACCAGCGCTTCGCCCTCGATCCGGATGAGCTGGTCTACCTGGAGGCGCACGGCACCGGAACGCCGATCGGCGACCCCGCGGAGTGCACGGCGATCGGGAACGCGCTGGGCAAGCGCCGCTCCGGCGAGCCGCTGCCGATCGGGTCGGTGAAGGCCAACGTCGGGCACCTCGAACCGGCCTCGGGCATGGCCGGGTTGTGCAAGGCGATCCTGGTGCTGCGGCACCGGCAGATCCCGCCGACGCCGAACGCGAGCCCGCGCAACCCCGACATCGACTTCGACGGGCTGGCGCTGACCCCGGTACCGCGGGCGCGGCCGACCGGCGCGGGAAGCATGGTCGGGGTCAACTCCTTCGGCTTCGGCGGCACGAACGTGCACGTCGTACTCGGCGCGCCGCCCGTCGTACCGCCTGATTTGGCGTCGATTCCCCGCCGGCATGGGAAAGTACTGCCGGTCGTGGTGTCCGGCCACACCGAGGCCTCGGTGGGCGAAGCACTGTCTCTGCTGGATGAACGACTGGCCGGCTGCACGGATTTCCCCGATCTCGCCTACACGGCTTGGTGCCGGCGTGGTCAGCACGCCTACCGACGGGTGGTTCTCGCCGACTCGGCGGAGCAGGCGAGGCGCCGGCTGGCCGAGCCGGGCAGCACCCAGCGCGCGACCGAGCGGGGCAAGGTGGCGTTCGCCTTCTCCGGGCACGGTTCGACCTGGCCGGGCATGGCCGTCGACCTGCTCGACACCGATCCGGTGTTCGTCCGGACCATCGCCGAGATCGACGCCGTGCTGGAACCGCTGGTGGGCTGGGGGGTCGGCGACGAACTGCGTGCGACCGAGCCACGCCTAGGCGACACGAGCGTGGTGCAACCGGTGCTGTTCGCGGTGCAGGCCGGCATCGCCGCGGTGCTGGCGCAGCACGGACTGCGCCCGCAGGCGGTGTACGGGCACAGCGCCGGCGAGGTCGCGGCCGCGTTCGTCGCCGGGGTGTACGACACGACCCAGGCCGTGGAACTGGTGGTGGCCCGCAGCCAGGCACAGGCGAAGACGGCGGGCACCGGCACCATGGCCGCGGTCAACCTCTCTGTCGGGGACACCGAGGCCCTGCTCACGGCTTATGACGGGCGCGTGGAGATCGCCGGGGTCAACAGCGGCACCGACGTCACCCTCGCCGGTCCGCGCGAGGACTTGCGCGACCTGGCCGGGCGGCTCGCCGAGCGCGAGGTCTTCTGCCGGCTGCTGGACATCGACTACCCGTTCCACAGCGCGGCGATGGACCCGCTGCGGCCCGGGGTGCTGGCGGCGCTGGCCGATCTCGCGCCGAAACCGGCGGCCACCGAGTTCGTCTCCACTGTGTCCGGCGGTCCGCTGGCCGGGGAGTCGTTGGACGCGGAGTACTGGTGGCGCAACATTCGCGAGCCCGTCCGGTTCGACACGGCCACCGATCATTTGGTCGCTGCCGGGTTCGACACGATCATCGAGATCGGCCCGCGACCGGTGCTGCAAACCTATCTCAAGCGGGCGGCCAAGGACGGCGTGCTCGCGGTGCTGCCGACCCTGACCATGGCCCACCCGGGGCCGCGCGCCCTGCTGGCCGCGGTCGAGGCCGCGCTGGCCTCCGGAGCGGAGACCCCGCAGGAGCAGTACTTCCCGCGGCCGGGCAGGGTCGTACCGTTGCCCCGCTACCCGTGGCAGCACGAACGGTTCTTCGTCGGCAGCAAGTACGCCTGGAGCGGCGTCCCGGCAGCACCCGACCACGTGCTGCTCGGGGACCGGGCCGCGGTCGCCGACCCGACCTGGCAGTCCACAGTGGATCCGGCGCGGCTGCCGTGGCTGAGCGGGCACCAGGCGAGCGGCACGGCGATCATGCCCGCCGCCGGATACCTGGAGATGTGCTGGGCGGCCGGGCAACTGGCGCTGGAGGCGCCGGCCGAGGCGTGCGATCTGCACATCACCAGGCCCATGGCCGCCCCCGAGGACGAGTCGGTACTGCCGCGCATGCAGGTGTCACTGTCCGAAGAGGACGGTGTGTTCCGGGTGGCCACCCGGAACGGGGAAAACCAGCAGTGGCAGACCCACGCGCGGGGCCGGGCACGTCGGCGGGTGGCCACCGCGCCGCCCCCGCTGGAGCTGGCGGCGATGCGCGTCCGGTTCGCCGGACGCGCTCAGCACGTCGAGCAGGCGGCGCATTACGCCGACGCCGAGCGCCTCGGGGTCGGCTACGGGCCCGACTTCGTGGTGATCTCCCAGCTCTGGGTGGACGGCATGGAGGTGCTGGCCGACTACGATTGCGCACACCTGGACTTCACCGGGTTCCACGCGCACCCGGCGTGGACCGATGCCGGCCTGCAGGCCGCGGTGCACTTCGGCCGGATGCTGCATGGCATCGTCACCAGCGACGACTCCTATCTGCCCGTGGCGATCGGCACCGCGCGGCTGTGGGGCACGCCGACGGCGACCGGCGCGGTGCATCTGCGCTGCCGGGCGATCTCCAGTACCTCCGCCACCGCCGACATCACGATGACCGACGAGTCGGGCAACGTCCTGCTCGAACTGTTGCAGTGCCGTTTCGTGCGAGTGGTCCTGCCCGCCAAGCACGCGGTCCGGCGCCAGCACATCGTCTTGCGCGCGGCACCGCGCGGCCCGGCACCCACCACCGAGGTGCTGTGCCCGCTCTCGATGAGCACGGAGACGCCGGAGGCCAAGTACGACGAGTACCGGCCACGATGGCTCGACTACTCGGCCGCGTTCACCGTGCGGGCCGTGCGCGGCCTGCTCGACGGCGCCGAGAGTTTCTTCACCGAAGACCTGTTCGCCGCCGGCGTCAAGCCCGAGTACGCACGCCTGCTCGACCTGCTGACGTCGGTGGCCGCCGAACAGGGCTTCCTCGAATGGCTCGGTGAGTTCCAGGGCCGCTCCCGGTGGCGGATCACCTCCGCCACCGTCGCTCCGACCGCCGACGCGGTCGCCGCGCTCCCCGAGTACATCTCCAACCTCACCCTGGCCGGGCGGTGCGGGCTGCACCTGGCCGACCTGCTGCGCGGCGAACGCGATGTGCTGGACATCCTGTTCCCCACACAGGGCAGTGACACCCTCGCCCACTACTACGACCTGATGCCGACGCTGAGCCCGTTCCACCGGGCCGCGGCCGAGGCGATGCGGGCACTGGTCGAAGCGTGGCCGCCGGATCGCCCACTGCGGATCCTCGAGGTCGGCGGTGGCACCGGTGCGCTGGCCGCGGCGCTGCTGCCGGTCCTGCCACCGGACCGCACGCACTACGTGTTCACCGACGTCACCCCGTTCTTCCTCGCCCCGGCGGCCGCCCGGTTCGCGCACTACGACTTCGTCGAGTACCGCACGCTGGATCTGAACGAACCCGATGCCGAGCCCGGCACGTTCGACGTGGTGGTGGCCGGCAACGCCCTGCACACGGCCAAGGACGTACGAGCGGCGCTGCGCTCGGTCTCGGATCTGCTGTCCGACCACGGACGACTGCTGTTCATCGAATCGCACGATCCACAGGTGCTGGTCCTGCCGTTCGGCCTGGCACCGGGCTTCTGGGCGATGACCGACCTCGACCTGCGGCGCCACTCACCGCTCCTGCCCGCCCAGGTGTGGCGGGATCTTCTGCCCGACAGCAACTTCAGCGCGGTGATGACCTTGCTGGAGGCAAGGCCGTGCTCGCTGACGATCGCGAGCAGGACACCGCGGACCACACCCCTGCCGCAGGTGCTGCCCACCGTCTCGGGCACGCGCGTGGTCGTCGTCGCCGAGGACGACACCGAGGCCGAGCTGGCGGACGCGCTCACCGCGCGACTGGGCGAGCAGGGCGCGACCGCGACCCGGGCAGCCGTGGGCACCGACCCCGGCAGCTGGTTGCGTGGGCCGTCGACGGACGTGGTGCTGCTCTTGGCCACCACCGGCACGGCCCCCGACGAGGCCGTGAACGCCACCGCTCGCCGGTTCGCGCTGCTGGTCGCGATCGCGACCAGCGTGAGCGACCTGCCTGCCGAAGAGGTGGCCCGGCTGTGGCTGGTCAGCAGGCCGGCGGGCGTCAACCCGGCACCCGAAGCGACGAGCGCCCCGGTCGACGCCGCGTTGTGGGGTGCGACCCGCACCCTCGCCGCCGAATACACCACGATGCCGGTCCGGCGGATCTCTTTCGACCGCCGCGCCCCACTCGATCATCTCGCCCGCGAGGTGCTGGACCCCACCGACGACGACGAGGTGGTGTTCACCGAGGGGGGCCGGTTCGTCCCCCGGCTCCGCGACCTGCCTCCGGCCCCCGCGCTCGACCCTGCCACCCCCTACCGGATGGTCACGCGGAATCCGGGGCACTCGTACCGGCTGGCATGGGTGGCCATGGAACGGCCCGAACCCGGTGCGGGTCAGGTCGTCGTCGAGGTCCACGTGACCGGGCTGAACTACCGCGACGCGCTGATCACGGTGGGCATGCTGCCGGACTGGGTGGTGGAGGACGGGATGGCCGGCGCCAACCTCGGCTACGAGTGGTCCGGTGTGGTCAGCGCCGTGGGCCCGGATGTGACGCGGTTCCGGCCCGGTGACCAGGTCGCGGGGTTCGGCGGGGGCGGGTTCGCCTCGCACGTGCTGGTCGAGCAGGATCTGATCGGCCCCATACCCGCCGGATTCGACCTGACCTCGGCCGGCGGGGCGCCGGTGGCGTTCTTGACCGCCGAGTACGGACTTCGGCACCTGGCGAAGCTGAGCGCGGGCGAAACCGTCCTGGTGCACGGCGCGGCGGGCGGTGTCGGACTGGCCGCCATCCAGGTCGCCCACGCGGCGGGCGCCACGGTGATCGCCACCGCGGGCACCGAAGAGAAGCGGGACGTCCTCCGGCTCCTGGGCATCGAACACGTGTTCGACTCGCGTAATCTCAGCTTCGCCGCCGACGTGCTCGACGCCACCGGCGGCCAGGGCGTCGACGTGGTGCTCAACTCCCTGGGCGGGGAGTTCATCAGCCGCAGCCTCGACGTGCTGCGGTTCGGCGGGCGGTTTGTGGAACTGGGCAAACGCGACCTCTACAGCGGCCGGAACGTCTCACTACGCCTGTTCCTCGACAACATCAGCTACTTCGCCGTCGACATCGACCAGCTGGGCAAGCACCGCATGAAGGAGATCAGCGCGGTCTACGACGAGGTCACGGCCCGGGCCGGGGAGCGTGCCTATCGGCCCATCCCCCACCGGGTCTTCCCCGTCGCCCAGACGGCCGAAGCGCTACGGTCGATCCAGCACTCCCGCCACATCGGCAAGCTGATGGTCACCTTCAACCGGCGCCCGCCGGTGGAGCAGTCCGCGCCCCCGGCGATCACTCTCGATCCCGCGGCCAGTTACCTCATCACCGGTGGCGCGAGCGGCTTCGGCGCGGAAACGGCCCGCTGGCTGGTCGATCGCGGAGCCCGTCAGCTCGTCCTGGTCAACCGGCGCGGTATGGCCGTGCCCGGTGCGGAAGACCTCGTCACCGCACTGGCCGCCCAGGGCGTCGCGGTGTCCGTGCACGCCGTCGACGTCACCGACGAGTCCGCGATGCGGGAGCTGGTCGCGGCCATCGACCGCGGCGGCGCCCCGCTGCGCGGGGTGGTGCACGCGGCGATGGTGCTCGACGACGCACTGGCCGGTGACCTGACCGCCGAGCGGTTCCGGGCCGTGCTGGCCCCGAAAATGGCGGGCGCGTTGGTGCTGGACCGCGTGACCGAGGGCCACGACCTCGATCTGTTCCTGATGTTCTCCTCGGCGGCGGGCGTGGTCGGCAACGCCGGGCAGGCCGCTTATTGCGCGGGCAACCTGTTCCTGGAGGCACTTGCCCGGGCCCGGCGTACCCGTGGACTGGTCGGGCAGACGATCGTCTGGGGCGCGCTGGGCGAGGTCGGCTACGTGGCCCGCAACGAGACCACCGCGAATGCGGTCACCAGAGCGGGCGTCGTGCTGCTGTCGTTGCACCAGGTCCGCCAGGCACTGGACGAGCTGGTCGGCGGCCCCGAAGTCGCGGTGGTGTGGAGCCACGACGGGGAGTTCGTGCGCAGGCTCTATTCGCACCTGACCACCCCGCGTCTCGGCGAACTCACCGGTGGCGACCGGGGCGACGACGACGAGTACGACGACCTGGCCGACAGGCTGCGGGCGGCGTCCCAGGAGGACGCGATCGCCCTGGCTGCCGACACCATCGTCGCCACGCTCGCCGACGTGCTCGGCGTCGACCCCGAGCGTCTCGACCGCAACCGGCCACTGGACCAGCTCGGCGTGGACTCCCTGATGGGCGCCGAGCTGATCGCCAAGATGCGCCGCCGCTTCGGCCGGGAAATCCCGCTGATGCGCCTGGTCGCCAGCAGCGGCATCGACGACCTGGCCAGGTCACTGATCACCTACTTCAAGTCAGAGGAAGCACGATGA
- a CDS encoding aldehyde dehydrogenase: MTQTQTAVRHFPLYIGGERVDTDERAYGMGVRAVLDPSGPETATLFRLLREGSEEELHAHPHVLCSAALATPEQGQAALRAAAAAVPRLRAVPLADRLGYAQDLHENFLAHREELSRILRMEGCPGRLVEAQFDVILDLVRPESLDLARVLLRQEITTAGHKIVLQRQPDGVVCVDPPANAPIFGLIASLVVLAGNAVVVRVPRSCASSLSYALHEIIIPILESRGAPAGTFNVLCADYEITMQQWLDSPLVDTVYYFGSSEHGLALERKCVERGKRAILELSGNDGVLVWRDADLEHATAALIEAFYASGQTCFSPKYVIAHPAIADELLSRLAAAASALRPGDPEDSDTVLSPVLRATAFHRCLNDALDAGATKICGGDQVNLKGEPNPHGLFIEPTVLRVDGFALAETVAAVREETFFPLLSVVVPEDGPDLLARCIEFLNGNAYGLRNSLWAEDQEVIELFITMVSNGGLLKVNDSHMGHAPHLPGLGGTGHSGGTHGEAAYPFLRASRLQAVAIATTRTHPRDAVLGR; encoded by the coding sequence ATGACCCAGACCCAGACCGCGGTTCGCCACTTCCCTCTCTACATCGGGGGTGAGCGTGTCGACACCGACGAGCGGGCCTACGGCATGGGGGTCCGCGCGGTGCTGGACCCCTCGGGGCCCGAGACGGCGACGCTGTTCCGGCTGCTGCGCGAGGGCAGCGAGGAGGAGCTGCACGCGCACCCGCACGTGTTGTGCTCGGCCGCACTGGCCACCCCGGAACAGGGGCAGGCCGCGCTACGCGCCGCGGCGGCAGCGGTGCCGCGGCTGCGGGCCGTACCACTGGCCGACCGGCTCGGGTACGCCCAGGACCTGCACGAGAATTTCCTGGCGCACCGAGAGGAACTGTCCCGCATCCTGCGCATGGAAGGCTGCCCCGGACGCCTGGTCGAAGCGCAGTTCGACGTGATCCTCGACCTCGTGCGGCCGGAGAGCCTCGATCTCGCCCGTGTTCTGCTACGGCAGGAGATCACCACCGCCGGACACAAGATCGTGCTGCAGCGTCAACCCGACGGCGTGGTCTGCGTCGACCCACCGGCCAACGCGCCGATCTTCGGGCTGATCGCCTCACTGGTGGTGTTGGCGGGCAACGCCGTCGTCGTTCGCGTGCCACGAAGCTGCGCCAGCTCACTGAGCTACGCGCTGCACGAGATCATCATCCCGATCCTGGAATCGCGGGGCGCACCGGCGGGCACGTTCAACGTGCTGTGCGCCGACTACGAGATCACCATGCAGCAGTGGCTGGACAGCCCGCTGGTCGACACCGTCTACTACTTCGGCTCCAGCGAGCACGGGCTCGCGTTGGAACGCAAGTGCGTCGAGCGCGGCAAGCGGGCAATCCTGGAACTGTCCGGCAACGACGGCGTCCTGGTATGGCGCGACGCCGACCTCGAGCACGCCACCGCGGCCCTGATCGAGGCGTTCTACGCCTCCGGCCAGACATGCTTCAGCCCCAAATACGTCATCGCCCACCCCGCCATCGCCGACGAACTACTCAGCCGGCTCGCCGCGGCCGCGTCCGCGCTGCGTCCCGGCGACCCTGAGGACTCCGACACCGTACTCAGCCCCGTCCTGCGCGCCACCGCGTTCCACCGTTGCCTGAACGACGCGCTCGATGCGGGGGCCACCAAGATCTGCGGCGGCGACCAGGTGAACTTGAAGGGCGAGCCCAATCCGCACGGGTTGTTCATCGAGCCGACCGTGCTGCGCGTAGACGGCTTCGCGCTGGCCGAAACCGTCGCCGCGGTCCGCGAGGAGACCTTCTTCCCCCTGCTGTCGGTCGTGGTCCCCGAGGACGGCCCCGACCTGCTCGCGCGCTGCATCGAGTTCCTCAACGGCAACGCCTACGGCCTGCGCAACTCGCTGTGGGCGGAGGACCAGGAGGTGATCGAACTGTTCATCACCATGGTGTCCAACGGCGGCCTGCTCAAGGTCAACGACTCGCACATGGGGCACGCCCCCCACCTGCCCGGTCTCGGTGGAACCGGGCACAGCGGCGGCACCCACGGCGAGGCCGCCTACCCGTTCCTGCGCGCCAGCCGCCTGCAAGCCGTCGCCATCGCGACCACCAGGACCCACCCCCGAGACGCCGTACTCGGCCGATAG
- a CDS encoding IS256 family transposase produces MTSELVSPRKRESKPARELSPEQAAAAVMVAEAKARGLALTGPDGLLKLFTKNVLETALNEEMTEHLGHEKNQADPDRESTNVRNGSRPKTVVSDAAGEVGINVPRDRESTFEPQIVKKRQRRLTEVDEIVLSLYAKGMTTGDISAHFAEIYGSSVSKETISRITDKVVAEMNDWASRPLDPVYVAVFIDAIHVKVRDGQVANRPVYAAIGVTVDGHKDVLGLWMGIGGEGAKFWMSVLIDLKNRGIRDVFFLVCDGLKGLPDVVTNVWPQTIVQTCIVHLIRNTFRLVSRRDWDAVKRDIKPIYTAPSPHAAAAALDEFEEKWGAKHAAVIRLWRNAWDEFTPFLDYDVEIRTMICSTNAIESLNARYRRAIRARGHFPTEQAAMKCLYLVTRSLDPTGTGRARWTMRWKPVINAFAITFGDRWPGAETY; encoded by the coding sequence ATGACATCGGAGCTTGTGAGTCCACGTAAGCGTGAGTCCAAGCCGGCGCGGGAGCTGTCGCCGGAGCAGGCCGCCGCCGCGGTGATGGTGGCTGAGGCGAAGGCTCGCGGGCTGGCGCTGACCGGCCCGGACGGGTTGCTGAAGCTGTTCACCAAGAACGTGCTGGAAACGGCACTGAACGAGGAAATGACCGAGCATCTGGGGCATGAGAAGAACCAGGCCGACCCGGATCGTGAGTCGACGAACGTGCGCAACGGCTCCCGGCCGAAAACGGTGGTCTCGGATGCGGCGGGCGAGGTCGGGATCAACGTTCCGCGGGACCGGGAGAGCACGTTCGAACCGCAGATCGTGAAGAAGCGGCAGCGTCGGCTGACCGAGGTGGACGAGATTGTGCTGTCGCTATATGCGAAGGGAATGACGACGGGGGATATCTCGGCGCATTTCGCCGAAATCTACGGGTCCTCGGTCAGCAAGGAAACGATCTCGCGGATCACCGACAAGGTCGTCGCCGAAATGAACGACTGGGCCAGCCGCCCGCTCGACCCGGTGTACGTCGCTGTGTTCATCGACGCGATCCACGTCAAGGTCCGCGACGGGCAGGTCGCCAACCGGCCCGTCTACGCCGCCATCGGCGTCACCGTGGACGGCCACAAGGACGTCCTGGGCCTGTGGATGGGCATCGGCGGCGAGGGCGCGAAGTTCTGGATGAGCGTGCTGATCGACCTGAAGAACCGCGGCATCCGGGATGTGTTCTTCCTCGTCTGCGACGGACTCAAAGGCCTGCCCGACGTCGTGACGAACGTCTGGCCGCAGACCATTGTGCAAACCTGTATCGTCCACCTGATCCGCAACACCTTCCGGCTCGTGTCCCGCCGGGACTGGGACGCGGTGAAACGCGACATCAAACCCATCTACACCGCACCCAGCCCGCACGCTGCGGCGGCCGCTCTGGACGAATTCGAAGAGAAATGGGGCGCGAAGCATGCAGCGGTGATTCGTTTATGGCGCAACGCTTGGGATGAGTTCACGCCGTTCCTCGACTACGACGTCGAGATCCGGACGATGATCTGCTCCACGAACGCGATCGAGTCGCTGAACGCCCGTTATCGGCGGGCGATCCGTGCACGTGGACATTTCCCGACCGAGCAGGCCGCGATGAAGTGCCTGTACCTTGTGACCCGCAGCCTGGACCCGACCGGGACAGGCCGCGCTCGATGGACGATGCGTTGGAAGCCAGTGATCAACGCTTTCGCCATCACATTCGGTGACCGCTGGCCGGGAGCCGAGACCTACTGA
- a CDS encoding TauD/TfdA family dioxygenase — translation MLKSAATEAAADLELSPTDTAEIDRVARALCSGEHDLVDAPEWVDRARDAWDELPPVLRRGIRRFRRHSGRRGVLVIHGLPVDHDALPPTPAVADSVQREATVSAAVLTMIACGLGDPTAYQAEKSGALVQDVVPVPGSEAFSGNTGSALLTFHNENAFHPHEPDHVLLLCLRPDHDRVAGLRTACLREVLPLLSPETRQTLSAPEFITAPPPSFGTDNPDPEPSPILTGAPEDPDMRMAHIATRALTPRATAALTELLHAFDHAAHTTRLAPGDLALIDNRVTAHGRTAFHPRYDGTDRWLQRTFALTDLRRSRDHRAHDGYILTR, via the coding sequence GTGCTGAAATCCGCCGCCACCGAGGCCGCTGCGGACCTGGAGCTGAGCCCGACCGACACCGCCGAGATCGACCGCGTCGCCCGCGCCCTGTGCTCCGGCGAGCACGACCTGGTCGACGCACCGGAATGGGTGGACCGCGCCCGCGACGCCTGGGACGAACTGCCGCCTGTGCTGCGACGCGGCATCCGACGCTTCCGACGCCACTCCGGCCGCCGAGGGGTCCTGGTGATCCACGGCCTGCCGGTCGACCACGACGCCCTACCGCCCACCCCCGCCGTCGCGGACTCGGTCCAACGCGAGGCCACCGTCTCCGCCGCGGTGCTCACCATGATCGCCTGCGGACTCGGCGACCCCACCGCCTACCAGGCCGAGAAATCCGGGGCACTCGTGCAGGACGTCGTCCCCGTCCCCGGCAGCGAGGCGTTCTCCGGCAACACCGGCTCGGCCCTGCTGACATTCCACAACGAGAACGCCTTCCACCCCCACGAACCCGACCACGTCCTGCTGCTGTGCCTGCGCCCCGACCACGACCGCGTCGCCGGGCTGCGCACCGCCTGCCTACGCGAAGTGCTCCCACTGCTGAGTCCCGAAACCCGGCAGACCCTGTCCGCACCGGAGTTCATCACCGCACCACCACCCTCCTTCGGCACCGACAACCCGGACCCCGAACCCAGCCCGATCCTCACCGGCGCCCCCGAAGACCCCGATATGCGCATGGCCCACATCGCCACCAGAGCCCTCACTCCACGCGCCACCGCCGCACTGACCGAACTCCTTCACGCCTTCGACCACGCCGCGCACACCACCCGCCTCGCCCCCGGCGACCTGGCACTGATCGACAACCGCGTCACCGCCCACGGCCGCACCGCCTTCCACCCCCGCTACGACGGCACCGACCGCTGGCTCCAACGCACCTTCGCCCTCACCGACCTACGCCGCTCCCGCGACCACCGCGCCCACGACGGCTACATCCTCACCCGCTGA